Within Candidatus Melainabacteria bacterium, the genomic segment AGTTGCTGTCACGCTCTCAATCGCAGACCCTGTCTACGATTTCGAAGTGAATACAACAGGCACCTTGAACATGCTCGAAGGCTTACGCAAAGGGAAAAATCCGAAAGCCTTCTTCGTTTACACTTCAACCAACAAAGTTTATGGTGGCTTGGAAGAGCTAACAATCGAAGAAGGCGATACGAGATATCATCTCGCAGACTTGCCTAATGGCATCCCTGAGACGCAAGGATTGGACTTTCATTCACCTTACGGATGCTCGAAAGGCGCAGCAGATCAATACACTCGAGACTACGCGCGAATTTATGATTTGAATACAGTTGTATTCAGACAATCTTGCATATACGGTCCACAACAAGTAGGCATCGAAGACCAGGGCTGGATTGCCTGGTTCATTCGCAAAGCATTGCAAGGACAGTCTGTAAATGTTTACGGCACAGGAAAGCAAGTGAGAGACTTGCTCTTCATCGAAGATCTGCTTGAAGCATACGATTTAGCTGAAGCAAATGTAGTTGCAACGCGTGGGCAGATCTACAACATGGGCGGTGGACCAAGCTCAGCGCAGTCTGTAATTGAAGTTTTGGAAATAATCAAAAGAGAATTTCCAAAATTAGAATGGAAACTCGAGGCATGGCGAGCAGGCGACCAGAAGGTCTACATCAGCGATGTCTCCAAGGCTGAGCGCGACTTCGGCTGGCGGCCCAAGACTTCGTCTGCAGATGGGATTTCCAAATTGATTGCATGGGCGCGAGAGAATCAACACACATTGCCTCCGCTTTAGGTTATCCATGGCAGAAGAAACAAAAGCACCAGTTCATGTGTATTTCGTTCTACCGATCTACAACGAAGAAGTAGCGCTGCCGACTCTCTTGAAATTGTTAGCCGATCAGCCGCTACCACCCTCCGTTGGTCGCACAATCGTGGCGGTTGATGATGGAAGTGTCGACAGAAGCGGTGAAATTCTTGCTTCGCTCAGTCAGCAATATCCAATCAAGGTAATTACCCACAAGCCGAATCGGGGCATTCCAGGCACATTCAAAAGTGCGTTCGAATTCGTTGCACAAACAGTAAATGACGACGACGTCGTAATCGTCATGGAGTCTGATTGTACCTCCGACCCAAAATTGATTCCGAAACTGGTCGAACGAATCGGCGCCGGCAGTGACATTGTCATCGCATCTCGCCATGCCCATGGAGGCGCCTATGTTCGCTTCCCCTGGTTCAGAACCGTCGGCTCGACCGTCGTTAACATGGCGCTGCGAGTAGCTCTGCACATTCCAAAGGTGCATGACTACACAATTTTCTATCGCGCCTATCGAGGTTCCATCATTAAACGTGGTTTCGCCGGTGGTGTTACATGGAAAGCCAAGAAATCATTCGCCGTCAACGGCGAGGTTCTGCTTATGCTCTCAGTTTTCCATCCTAAAATCGAAGAAGTGCCGCTGCACTATGACTACGGGCTCAAAACCAGCCCTTCCTCAATGCCTCTGATTGCAACGCTTGTCGAATACGTCAGACTCGCCTTTCTCTACATGGGCAAGAAAAATTCTTAGCACTCGCTGCCACGTCAGACGTTTTCGACGCCATCAACTATGCTAGTCTGATGCAG encodes:
- a CDS encoding NAD-dependent epimerase/dehydratase family protein, encoding MAKNILITGGAGFIGCNAAQRYASRGDRVTLVDQLSRTGSERNLAWLKSLNFPNLSFVKADIRDAKSVADIFAKESFDTVLHCAAQVAVTLSIADPVYDFEVNTTGTLNMLEGLRKGKNPKAFFVYTSTNKVYGGLEELTIEEGDTRYHLADLPNGIPETQGLDFHSPYGCSKGAADQYTRDYARIYDLNTVVFRQSCIYGPQQVGIEDQGWIAWFIRKALQGQSVNVYGTGKQVRDLLFIEDLLEAYDLAEANVVATRGQIYNMGGGPSSAQSVIEVLEIIKREFPKLEWKLEAWRAGDQKVYISDVSKAERDFGWRPKTSSADGISKLIAWARENQHTLPPL
- a CDS encoding glycosyltransferase family 2 protein; this translates as MAEETKAPVHVYFVLPIYNEEVALPTLLKLLADQPLPPSVGRTIVAVDDGSVDRSGEILASLSQQYPIKVITHKPNRGIPGTFKSAFEFVAQTVNDDDVVIVMESDCTSDPKLIPKLVERIGAGSDIVIASRHAHGGAYVRFPWFRTVGSTVVNMALRVALHIPKVHDYTIFYRAYRGSIIKRGFAGGVTWKAKKSFAVNGEVLLMLSVFHPKIEEVPLHYDYGLKTSPSSMPLIATLVEYVRLAFLYMGKKNS